CTTGCAGATCAACTCCGTTTGCAACAACGTATGCAAATCCGAAGAAACCGACACTCAGTGAACCCAAGATGGAGATTCCCATCCAGCTCATTCCTATAGCTTTTGCTCGCTCCATTTCACTTTCATCTCTAATCGACATAAAGCGAACAAGGATATGGGGCTGCCCAAAATATCCAAGACCCCATGCCAATAAAGATAAAATACCTATTAAAGAGCTTCCGCTTACAATATCGAGTTTCGTTATATCGTTTACCTCTATGATATCTATAACCTTCTCTATTCCGCCTATCTCGGACAATACAGCTAAAGGTGTTACGACCAGGGCCAACATCATAAGTATCCCCTGGATAAAATCTGTCCAGCTTACGGCATTGTATCCGCCTAAAAATGTATACGATACGATGATAAAACTTCCGATTAACAGTGCCGTAGAATAGTCTAAGTTAAATGTAGCCTCAAAAAGTTTTGCTCCGCCGACAAGTCCCGAAGATGTATAAAGCGTATAAAACAGAAGAATCACTATAGCAGTTACTACACGCAAACCATTTTTGTTGTCTTCAAATCTGTTAGAAAAATAATCAGGTATTGTAATGGCATCGTTTAAATGGTGTGTATACACGCGAAGCGGCTTTGCAACATAGTGCCAATTTAAATATGCCCCTATAAAAAGACCGACAGCGATCCAACTACCGACAAGTCCGTCACTATACATCATTCCAGGCAATCCTAAAAGCAACCATCCGCTCATATCTGATGCTCCTGCACTCAGTGCTGTTACACCCGGACCTAATCCACGTCCGCCTAATACATAGTCACTTAAATCATCTGTTTTAAAATAAAAATAAAATCCTATACCCAGCATTACAAGCATATATAAGATAAACGAACTCAATAAAGGTATATCCATCTACTTCTCCTTTGGTGTCAGGCCTTTTAGACCTAAATTTCCATATCTGTGATAACTGTCAGAGATACTCTGTTCTATAAAAAAGTGCATTAACTCCACTCTTCCGTGAGGGACAAAATCTTCACTCGCAATATGAACAACCTCTTGAGCCGCACTCTCATAGATATCTTGAGCTATATTTTTTCGTTTGAGAGTTCTGATACGATCAGCACTTTTAACCGATCGTAACTTCTCTTGCATACCTTCATTTGCAAAACTGTCTGTCATATCAAGCAGTAAGGCTAGTTTTCCCATCAACCATAATAGTTCTAATGAGGCGATTTTTTTTGGCAGTGATACGTGTAAGTGTACACCTGCCATTTTTGCTGCAGCAACTGTACAAAGCATTTCATAAAGTGAATCTTCCTCTTCTATAATTAACACCATATTTTGAACATTCAAATACCTGATTATATTACTCTCACCTCTGATATTTGTATAGTCATGCTCTTCAAAAAACTCTTTATCCAGCCAATAAGCAAAATTTTCAAGCGTTTTAATCACATTTTTGAGGATATCTTTATATTGAAGTTCCTCTTTTAAAATCCCTTTCAATCTTGCGATGTAGGAGTTGTCAGCACGCTCCTTTAACTCTCTCTCATCAAAGCCGATGTTTAAAAACTGAGACACATAGTTAAGGCCACCTGCTTTTTTCCCGCTTCCTATTGCCGATTTCCCCATACCTCCAAAAGGCTGTCTCATCACGATTGCTCCCGTTGTTACACGGTTTAAGTACAGATTACCTGCTTTTAACTTCTCTTTAAAAAGCTTTTTCTCACGCTCATCCAGACTCTCTATTCCCGATGTCAACCCGTATCCTGTTGAATTTACTATATCTATGGCATTATCTAAGTCCTCTGCACACATTACACTCAAAACAGGACCAAATAACTCATTTAGATGACAGAAGTCTCCTTTTTGAGTCCCCCATCTAATCGATGGCTTGAGCATATATGGATTATTATCATCCGCATAGGATGGCTTTATAAGCCACTGCTCATTATCATCCATATATTCTAATGCCTTTTTTAAATTTCCTGAGGGGAGATTTACCAGTGAGCCGATTTTATTTTCAAAATCCCAAACCGAACCTACATTTAAAGAATGTGTTGCATCAACGAGCATATCTCTGAACTTTTCATCTTCATAAAGCTCTTTTTCAAGTACTAGCAGTGATGTTGCAGAACATTTTTGTCCGGAGTTGTTAAATGCGGAAGCGATAACATTTTTAACAGCCTGATCACGATCAGCCAATGCTGTCACAATTGTTGCGTCTTTTCCTCCTGTTTCTGCACTCAAGTGAATATCTGGACGATTTTGCAACATCCCTAAAGCTGTTCTTTCACTCCCTGTAAATATGACAAAATCAACATCTTTGTTTTTTACAAGATGTTCACCGGCAAGTGCACCCTCTGTAGGAGCAAACTGCAACACATTTTTACTTACACCGCCGTCCCAAAAACATTTACACACTAAATAAGCAGATAAAACAGCATCTGACGATGGTTTTAGGATCACTCTGTTTCCTGTTGCAAGTGCAGCTGCAACTCCGCCAGTAGCTATGGCCACAGGAAAGTTCCATGGACTGATCACAACCCCCACACCCTTTTCTTTAGTTGTAATACCTTCAAGATCATTCAGTTTTTTCACACTATATGGATAAAAATTTAAAAAATCTATAGCTTCAGAAACCTCTACATCTGTTTCTAAAAATACTTTTCCTACTTCTGCAGCAGCTACACCTATCAGATCAGCTCTATTTTTTCTAAATTGATCTGCTACATTCATCAGAATTTTTGTTCTTTGTTGAAGACTTAGTCCACTCCACTCATCCGGATCATTTTTAGCAACCTGAACAGCTCTTCGTAATTCTTCTGCTGTTGCCATTTCACATTGCCCGACAATAACGTTTTGGTGGTACTGCGACTTATCAATAACCTCTTTTATAACATCGCTGTGTACCTCTTCTCCTCCAACTACAGGAGATGTATTAAAAGGTTCTGTTTTAGATATGTTTTTCCATTTATCACGAATTTTTTGAGCCCATTGTTGATTTTTCTTTAGTGAAAAGTCTGTATCGCTTTCATTTTTAAAAACATAGTTTTCAGGATCTATATCTGACTCTAGCACTTCTAAATTTCTATCTTGTTTTCTATATGGAATCATAGGTAAATCAGGGATAGCCGTGAGCGCATCATCGTAGCTTTTAAGTAGAACATCCCATGCTTCAGAGCCTACTTTCAAGCCAAAACTGTGTCTGAGATAATTTTGCTCTGCTGTATTTTCATCGAACCTTCTGACTAAATATGCGATTGCATTTGTGAAAGTTTGCGCTGTTGCCGTCGGAGCATAAAGAATGACATTAATCTTATCTTTTTTCAACATATGATAAGCCGTTTCACTCATCCCTTCGAGCATCTCTGCAGTAAAATACTCTTGCACACCTCTTTTCTTTGCCAGCAAAAATGCCAAAGCCTGATCAAATAGATTGTGTGAAGCTATACCTATATGGATATATTGCGCTACTTCTTGATCCAGTAAAAAATCCATCAATACTTTATAGTTCGCATCACTTTGAGCTTTATTCAAGTAAGTTACACACGGCCACCCTCTAAGAGAGGATTCTGTAAGTTCCATCTCCTGATTTGCCCCTTTTACCAATCGGACTTTTATTGGTGCACCGCCGTTATCCACTCTCTCTTTTGCCCATATGTAAAGTTTCTTCAAGTGCTCTAGAGTTTCTGGAATATATGTTTGAAGTACGATCCCTGCATGTAAATTTTTGAACTCGTTACGTGAAAGTGTTTTCATAAATACATCAATTGTCAGATTAATATCTCTATACTCTTCCATATCCAGATTGATAAACTTTGCCTCTTTCTTACCATATTTATTGATAAAAGAGTTTTTCATAGCAGATTCATATATCTTTTCCAGTTTTGAAGATATCTGAGCAACGCTCCACTCATGTGCTATAGGATTAATTTGTGAAAATATAGTGGATATCTTAATAGATACATAATTTATATTTGGATTTTCTAATACTTTTATATATTTTTCTACACGCTCTTTAGCTTCCTGTTCGCCTAAAACAGCCTCTCCGATAATATTGATATTTACCCGTGTATCTTCATCAATACGTTTTTGCAAATGTGCATTAAGTGGTTTTTCTTCCCCTTTTATTACAATATTTTTAATATCGTTTCTCAGGTACTTGATAAATAACGGGACTGAAATATACGGTAAATATATACCGACATTTCTAAAAAGCCAAACCAGTAACTGCTCAAATTCCGTAAAAAATGTTGTATTGTTATATTTTTCAAATATATACTCTAACTGATCGGCAATGCGATTAGCATCCAGTGAACGAAAGCTTTGATCTAACAACTCAATTAAAAAAACTTTATTTGTCGGATCTTGTAACATACGTTGCATAATGGCATGAAACTTTTTTTCAGCATTTTCCCTATTGTGTTCTATTTCCAACTGCCATTTAGTGGCAAGTTTTTTTGCATCGTTAAAAGTTGTTTTGTCTATATTCATACATTTATGCCTTTATTCGTTTAACTACATCTATATTCTACATTCTTTTCATATTAAGCCAAATATTTTACATTTCTAGTGTATAGTTATACGCCTTAATAAACAATTATTCTTACATAATATATGTAAATATTTTACATAGTACATGTAACAACTCTAAACAAAAGTATTCCTATGATATAATTTTATATTACAATTCAGGAGAAACACTTTGTCCTTGATAGATAAAGATAAACCGGTTATTCCCCTAAGCGGTGTAGCAGATATGCTTGAAGCAAAAAGCAGAACCCTTAGAATGTATGAAGATAAAGGTCTTTTGCCAAAACATGAAGGGATAGAAAAAAAACTCTACTCAATCAACGATATTAACAAAATCGCTTTTGTCCACTATATTGCCAGTGTAAAAAAAATAAATGCTAATGGCATTAAGTACATACTTGAACTTCTCGAAAATCATATGAGCATAGATGAAAAAAATAAAATCATGCAAAACATAGAGAAACAATTAGATAAAATTCCACCTAAAGAGATAGAAGATCTAGATATTTTTTAATCTCCTTATCATTATTTAAATTCAAGCTTTTTACACTAAAGGATTTCCTATATATACTCATAAACTTTTTTTTCTTTTTATATTTTTCTCGGCATCATTATATGCAGAGACACTTTATTCATTTCTCAATGCAAGTGTTAACTATTTTGACTGGAGTAAAAGAACTGCTACTCAAACTTTACAAAGAGATTTTACATATTTAGAACTTGAAGGCGGTGTAGGTTGGAAATGGGGTGAGTTTTACGGATATATAGATATTGAAAATCCAAATCGTGATTATAATGAAGCTTATCCCTATGATTTGCGTTTTGCTCTCAAACCCATCTTTGATATCTATATAAAAAATGGGTTTGCACTTCATATACAGGATTTTGCACTAAAGAGTAAAACTTTTTATGTAAATAATTTAATTACAGGCTTTTCTTACAAATATTCTACGGCAAACTTCTGGTTTAAACCTTTTATTGGAATACACTATCAAAATTCTTCAAACTATAACGGTTTTAACGGTTATATGACTGGGTGGGTATTTAATTACGATACGACTATTTTTGGTGAAAAAATCAAGCTATTTCAATGGCATGAGATTGAATTTGCAAGAGAGAAAAAGCACTATCTTTGTGACGGAATTCCTACCGGAGATGGCCAAGAGTATGGAGTAAATGGTGCAATATCATTATGGTGGAGTATGACACAAAATTTTACTCCCGGTATCCAATATAGATATGCTGATCATAAACTAGGATATGCGACTTACCAAGACGCTATTATCTATTCTCTAAAATATTATTTCTAATACTTTTTCGCTATAAAATGGTATTAAAATTGCTTGTATGATATAATTAAAGAAATTAGGTACTTATGGCAAACACAATAGAAGAAGAGATTATAATTATTGAAGACATTGATGCTGTCCATGATTCACACGGTGCAAAAGAGTCTGATGGTGAAAATGATAGTAATTCGAAAAAGAAATTTATAGTCTTTATATTAATTGCTCTTGTTCTTGTTTTATTAATTATTGTAATACTACTTTTTACAAAATCAGGTGATGAATATAATATCCCTCTTAATGAAAACATTCTAGAAACTAAACTCCAACCTCAAGAGGTTCATGTTGAGCCTAGTAAACTAGAGAAGATGATCGCAAAAGCCAATTATCTCTATTCTAACGGAGATAAAGAAAAAGCTCTTTCTCTTTACCAAAAAATTGCACAATACTCTCAAGCTATCTCTATGTACAATCTGGGAGTAGCACAACTTAAAGACAAACAATACAAACAAGCACTTGAGACTTTTCAAAAAGCAATCGAAAATGATGAAAAAAGATGTGTAAGTGCAATCAATGCAGCTGTATGTTCTTTACATTTAAACGATCAAGAAAGTTTTCAATATTATATAGACCTAGCATATGCCTATCTTCCTTATGAAGTCAATTCTCCTCTATATTCATACTATTACACACTTATCAATTACTATAAACGTAACTATTTAGCAGCTCTAAACTCTTTGAACAATGCCACATCAAATGCTTATCCTAAAATACAAAACAATTTAAAAGCCAAAATGAATGCTCTTTTTGACAATAACTATAATGCGATTGACGCTTTGGAGATGAACAGCGATGAATTAAATGATTTTACTTTAGGACTTTTATATTCAAGAGTAGGAGATGTTACACTTGCGGTGAAACATTTTGAAGCAGCGCTTTTAACTGGCAAAGAAGAGCTGCGTACAAGACTTGCAATGGGATTAACATTGCTAAAAGCAGGACAAATAGCAAAAGCAACACTTGAACTGAAAAAAGTAACTGATAAGTTTCCTGATGACGTATATAAGCCCTATCCAATAAATGTCAAATTAAAAAGTTCTCTTTTTGATCCTAAAGCGGCACAAAAACTTTATAGAGATGTTACTATAGAGTCAAAAGATATCGCTTACCAAAAAATATTTTATTACTCTCCGTACAAAATGTTTAATGCAGATCAAACGATAAGTTACATTCGTAAAGGGAATGCGAATACATTCATCGACAATATTAAATCTGCTCAAGAGTACCTTAAAAAAAGTTCTTCATCTTCTAATGTAAATAAAGGGATGACTGTTGCCATTAAAAAAGCTCTTAACTTACAACTTCGAGAAGCAAATGATGATTTTCAAAAACTTGTTAAAATTCAGCCAAAGCACTCTATTTTACAGTATAACTTAGCTTTAACATATGCACAACTTGGCAATCTCAATAAAGCTCATGAGCACTTTTTACGTTCATACTACTTAGATTCTAAAAATTATCTTGCAGGTTTATATGCTGTTTTTACAGCGCAACTCACAAATACAAAATATGAAAAACTCCGTTCAATTCTTTCCGATTCTATCCATATGGAAGATGAAAGTGAAGAAAAAGAGCTCTATAAAACTCTGCTGGCTATCTCTGAGAACAACTATATGCTAGCGGCTGACTGGCTCCAGGTAAGTGACAAAAAAAGACCTTTATATTTAGTTCTCAATACAATTATTGCAACAAAGTTAAATAATTTCGAAGTAGCTAATAATGCCACTGCAGAACTTGTTTCATTATTACCTAACGATATACTCCCTCATATTATGTATATGGATACACATTTTCATTCATACAATGATTCTAAATATCCAAAGGAGATTATCAGTTATCTAAAAGATCAGAGTCTAACATTTAACGATCTCTATTACGGCCCTTACATCACTCGTTATCTTTATATTCAAATCAATTTAATTACAGGTAAACTTTACTATCTTCGCCAACAGTTAAAAGAGAAATTAGAGTCTACAGATCGTTATTCTCAAGAGATTGAAAGTACACTTGCACTTGCATCACTCTATGATCAACAGTTTGAAGAGTCATATACGCTTTATAACCATTTAATCGATGAACGTAAAGTAACTGACGCATATACTCTTTATCTTGGTGCTGTAGCTTCTACGGCTGCAAAACACCATGCCAATGCAATAGCATTATTAGAGCTATCAAAGATAAAAAACAAATCATTTTATGAGAGTAGATTTGCCCTTGGGCTTTTATATTTAGAAGCGAAGAACTATGAAGCAGCGAACATCCAATTACTGCATATAGACTCGAATAATTTTAGATCACACTATTTTGATTTTGAGATAGATACGCAAAAACTATTATTTGCGAAACAGCATCAAGAGAAATAAGCTATTAAGCTTTGTGATGCTGTAATTTGTTGCGATAACTGAAGATTCAGTCTTACGTTATTTTTGAGGTAGATTGTAGTTACACAATTTGAAGCAAAACCGTATCTCATAGATTTCATAACATTTTGAGATTCTACAAGGTCTGAAAAAATAGGTACTGCAGATTGTTTTAAACGGTGTACAACTTTTACACTGTTATCTTTTTCATCTGTAAATTCTATAGTCAAAGATTCATTAAGATCATGAAAAAGTTTTGAAGCTTTTTTTACTTTTGTACCTTTTGCTAAAAGAACATTTGTAACTTTACCGTTGATAGGGGCACGTAGAATTCCAACATCTGTAATAGATGATTCAATCTCTACTTTGTAACGATATGCACCCTCTTCTAACTCTTCAATAGCAGTAACTACACCGTCACATGGTGCAAGAACACTACTACTATCAAAGTTTTGCAGTTCTCTTTCCGGATTTCTGAATGTATATACGAAAAATAGAACTACAAAAAAAGCTATTGTCGCTAAAAATTCAAAACCGAATATATAAAAAACGGCAAAAGCTGCTGCTGAGTAAAGCAGATAGTTATACGAGTATTTTGCTATTATAAATAGATTATTGCTCATCATCTTTATTCTCTTTATCACTCATCGAAGCATCCTCTTTGAGTTCCTCTTTGATACTTTCAACCTCTTCTACAAGTTTAGATTCTAAACCGTTTTTCTCTTCAAATTCTTTAATAATTTGACGAACATCTTCACCCGTAATATTCTCTTTCTTGTAAAGAAGTGAAACCATATCTTCAATAGCCTCGCGGTATTCCTCAAGACGTGCCATTACAGCTATATAACGTTCCTGTAAAGACTCTTTAATAAAGGTATCCATATCTTCTGCCATCTTATCGCTATATTCTCTAGCGCTTCCACCAGTTGGTCCCAGGAAAGATTGGCGAGATTTCTCTAATACCATTAAACCTGCTATATCTGTCATACCATACGTTTGTACCATAGATTTGATAATGTCTGTTGCACGCTCTAAATCATTCCCTGCACCAGTAGAAATCTCACCTAAGAACACTTGTTCAGCTGCACGTCCACCAAGTAGTACATCAACTTCTGCCCATAATTCATGACGTTGCATCATGAACTTGTCTTCTTCAGGTTTATTCAGTGTGTATCCAAGAGCTGCAAGTCCACGAGGAACAATAGAAACTTTTGAAACTTTTTTTGCACCTTCAGTAGTTTCAGCTAAAAGTGCATGACCGCTTTCATGGTAAGCTACTATTTTTTTCTCTTTAGGGTTAATACGACGTGACTTTTTCGCTAAACCTGCTAATGCTCTCTCAACAGATTCAAAAAGATCTTGTTGTTTTACCGTTTTTTGGTTTTTACGTCCTGCTAAAAGCGCTGCTTCGTTCACAACGTTTGCCAAATCTGCTCCAGCCAGTCCTGCCGTTAGACGAGCTACCTCTTCCAAGTCAACATCTGCATCCATCTTAACGTCTTTAACATGTACTTTAAGGATCTGGATACGCCCTTCAAAGTCAGGTTTATCAACAAGAACTTGTCTATCAAAACGTCCCGGACGTAATAATGCCTGGTCAAGAATTTCCGGTCTGTTTGTAGCTGCTAAAATAATAACAGGCGTATCTGTTCCAAAACCATCCATCTCTGCTAAAAGCTGATTAAGTGTTTGTTCTCTTTCGTCATTACCGCCCATAACACCACCAGCAGCACGGCTTTTACCGATAGCATCAATCTCATCGATAAAGATGATTGAAGGTGCATCTTTCTTTGCTTGCTCAAACAGATCACGTACACGCGCAGCACCAACACCGACAAACATCTCAATAAAACTAGAACCACTTACTGAGAAAAATGGCACTTCAGCTTCACCAGCAACTGCTTTTGCCAAAAGTGTCTTACCAGTACCAGGACTACCTACTAAAAGTACCCCTTTTGGTATTTTTGCACCAATCTCAACATAACGACCTGGATATTTTAAAAAGTCTACAATTTCCTGAACTTCTTCTTTAGCTTCTTGAACACCGGCTACATCGTCAAACTTTGTTTTTGGCTTTTCTGAATTCACCATTTTTTTATTTGCGCCCATACCAAGAATGCCGTTACCCATCGATTTTTGCATTCTTGAAGCAAAGAACATCCAGATACCTAGAATTAATAAGAATGGAAACAACCATCCAAACATCTCTGTAAACCAGTTTGACTCACTAAAACCTGTATATTCTATTTTATTTTTATCAAGAAGTTCTACTAAACCGCTATCTTCAGGAATTACTCTTGTAGTAAACATAGTTGCACCGTCTGAAGATTTTGCACGGATATAGCTTTGTCCAATCTCTACTGTACTTAGCTCTTTTTTCTCAACCAAAGATTTTAGTTCAGAATAACTTACTTGCTTAACTTTTGTGCCGACACCGATTGAAGATTCTCCAGAACCTTCACCTACCATCATTTTAAAGATTAAAATTACAGCAACTGAAAAAATTGCAAATGTAATTAAAGGATTTTGATTAAAAAAATTATTATTTTTATTGTTTTCTTGCTTATCTGCCATTATTTATCTCTTTTTTACTACTAAACTTACCCATTCATCTTGATTGATTTTTTCTACAATCTCGCAATCTGTATAGGCACTTATAACTTTATCTTCATACTTATCTAAAATACCTGATAAGATTAATATACCGTTTTCTTTTAAAGCTTTTTTCAAATCATTTGCTAAAAATATTAAAACATCTGCAACGATATTTGCAACAACTACATCATATTGCTGCTCTAAATTTGTACAAGAACCTTCCCAGATCTTAGAAAATTCTAGAGAATTTAATTCTGCATTTTCTAAAGAGTTTTTTACAGATATTTCATCCGTATCACATGCATCAACTTTGGCACCCAACTTCATTGCCGCTAAAGAAAGGATACCGCTGCCGCAACCAACATCTAAAACACTGTCATCTTTCTTCACATATTTTGATATTGCTTTAAGTACAGATGCCGTTGTCGGATGATGTCCAGTTCCAAAAGCAAGTGCAGGATCTATAACGATGTTAATTAAATCAGGGTTATCTTCACTCCATGTAGGATGGATGTAAAACTTTTCTATTGTAAGCGGTTCTATACTTTCTTTATAAAGCTGAACCCAGTCATCATTTTTCAACTTTTTTTGTTCAGTTTCTAATTCAATACTGACACCTAAAGCTTTTTGCAGTGCTTCACGGAACTGTTCAAGTCCCCACGCTATAGTTTCTAAGTCATCTTCACTTCTGATAATAAAGCCCTCTTCCGTCTCTTCAAATCCAACAGGTAAAGTGTCTGCTAAAAAATCTGAAAATAAAGAATGGTGAGAGGAAACTTTTACAGTAAGTTCATAATAATGCTCATGCATTACTCGGCAACACCCATAACAGCACCAAGTTTCTCTTTAAGAACTTGTGGAGTAAAAGGTTTAACAATATAGTTATTTACACCTGCTTTTAATGCCGTAATAACTTCTGCTTTACCACCCTCTGTTGTAACCATAATAATTGGTAAATCAGTAAAACGTTCATCAGCACGTACTTTTTTTACTAGTTCCAGTCCATTCATCTCAGGCATATTCCAGTCAGTAATTAACATCTCAATATCTGGATTAGCATCTAATGCGTTCCAACCTTCAACACCGTCCGCTCCTTCGAGTATATCTTTGTACCCTAAACGAGCTAAAGTATTTTTAATAATACGGCGCATAGTAGAACTATCATCAACGACAAGTAATTTCAAGCGAAATCCTTTTTTATAAAATTTGCAAATTATTTCGAACAATAATATCGAAATTTTTATTTTTTTACCATTAATCCAATAACTTAAACATTTTTGGTAAGTCTAGAGTCCCCTCATAGAACGCTTTTCCGATGATTACACCGTCAACTTCTTTTGTCTCTATAAGAGCCTCTATATCACTCTCATCTTTTACACCGCCGCTTGCTATTGTACTCACTCCACTAGCACGAGCAATATCTAAAGTAAATTCAACATTCACCCCTGAAAGAGTCCCGTCTTTACCTACATCTGTACAGATAATTGCTTCTACACCTGCATTAGCAAATTCACGGGCAAGGTCAGTTGCTTTCATAGATGAAACTTCACCCCATCCTTCAACTGCCACATAACCGTCAATCGCATCAATTCCGACTGCAATCGGGTATTTTGCCGCCATATCTTTTACAAACTGTGGATCTTTTACTGCAATCGACCCTAAAATAACTCTGTCGATTCCTATTTCAAGCATGTTTTGAATAGTAGCTTCATCACGAATACCACCGCCTAGCTCTAGTTTTACATTACAATTTGCACGAATTTTCTTAATCTGCTCTAAGTTTTTAGGCTCACCTGCAAATGCACCGTTAAGGTCAACTAAGTGCACCCATTCAGCACCCATCTCTTCAAATCTTTTTACAAGTTCCCAAGGCTCGTTTGAGTATACTTTTGCACTCTCCATAAGCCCTTTTGTTAATCTTACTGCCTGTCCGTCTTTAAGATCAATTGCCGGATATAACGTCATTTAATTCCCTCTGTTTCTATAATTATAAATTAATAAAATTTTCTAAAATTTTCAGCCCGTTTGTATGACTTTTTTCAGGGTGTGGCTGAATTCCCATAATATTATTGTGTGCTACAGCTGATGGAAATTCATACCCGTAATTCGTTCTTCCGATTATGTCATTTTCATCATCGCAATTTACATGATAGGTATGCACAAAATAAAGGTAATGCATATCATCTAAACCTTTAAACAATGGATGATCTTTTGTAAACATTCTGTTCCAACCCATATGCGGTACTTTCAAAGGTTCTTCAAATTTCGATTCATCAAATTTTGTAACTTTACCTTTAATCAGTCCCAGTCCTTCGTGAGAACCAAACTCTTCACTACTTTCAAATAAAAGCTGCATCCCCA
This sequence is a window from Sulfurimonas sp. C5. Protein-coding genes within it:
- a CDS encoding tetratricopeptide repeat protein, encoding MANTIEEEIIIIEDIDAVHDSHGAKESDGENDSNSKKKFIVFILIALVLVLLIIVILLFTKSGDEYNIPLNENILETKLQPQEVHVEPSKLEKMIAKANYLYSNGDKEKALSLYQKIAQYSQAISMYNLGVAQLKDKQYKQALETFQKAIENDEKRCVSAINAAVCSLHLNDQESFQYYIDLAYAYLPYEVNSPLYSYYYTLINYYKRNYLAALNSLNNATSNAYPKIQNNLKAKMNALFDNNYNAIDALEMNSDELNDFTLGLLYSRVGDVTLAVKHFEAALLTGKEELRTRLAMGLTLLKAGQIAKATLELKKVTDKFPDDVYKPYPINVKLKSSLFDPKAAQKLYRDVTIESKDIAYQKIFYYSPYKMFNADQTISYIRKGNANTFIDNIKSAQEYLKKSSSSSNVNKGMTVAIKKALNLQLREANDDFQKLVKIQPKHSILQYNLALTYAQLGNLNKAHEHFLRSYYLDSKNYLAGLYAVFTAQLTNTKYEKLRSILSDSIHMEDESEEKELYKTLLAISENNYMLAADWLQVSDKKRPLYLVLNTIIATKLNNFEVANNATAELVSLLPNDILPHIMYMDTHFHSYNDSKYPKEIISYLKDQSLTFNDLYYGPYITRYLYIQINLITGKLYYLRQQLKEKLESTDRYSQEIESTLALASLYDQQFEESYTLYNHLIDERKVTDAYTLYLGAVASTAAKHHANAIALLELSKIKNKSFYESRFALGLLYLEAKNYEAANIQLLHIDSNNFRSHYFDFEIDTQKLLFAKQHQEK
- a CDS encoding phosphatidylserine decarboxylase: MMSNNLFIIAKYSYNYLLYSAAAFAVFYIFGFEFLATIAFFVVLFFVYTFRNPERELQNFDSSSVLAPCDGVVTAIEELEEGAYRYKVEIESSITDVGILRAPINGKVTNVLLAKGTKVKKASKLFHDLNESLTIEFTDEKDNSVKVVHRLKQSAVPIFSDLVESQNVMKSMRYGFASNCVTTIYLKNNVRLNLQLSQQITASQSLIAYFS
- the ftsH gene encoding ATP-dependent zinc metalloprotease FtsH yields the protein MADKQENNKNNNFFNQNPLITFAIFSVAVILIFKMMVGEGSGESSIGVGTKVKQVSYSELKSLVEKKELSTVEIGQSYIRAKSSDGATMFTTRVIPEDSGLVELLDKNKIEYTGFSESNWFTEMFGWLFPFLLILGIWMFFASRMQKSMGNGILGMGANKKMVNSEKPKTKFDDVAGVQEAKEEVQEIVDFLKYPGRYVEIGAKIPKGVLLVGSPGTGKTLLAKAVAGEAEVPFFSVSGSSFIEMFVGVGAARVRDLFEQAKKDAPSIIFIDEIDAIGKSRAAGGVMGGNDEREQTLNQLLAEMDGFGTDTPVIILAATNRPEILDQALLRPGRFDRQVLVDKPDFEGRIQILKVHVKDVKMDADVDLEEVARLTAGLAGADLANVVNEAALLAGRKNQKTVKQQDLFESVERALAGLAKKSRRINPKEKKIVAYHESGHALLAETTEGAKKVSKVSIVPRGLAALGYTLNKPEEDKFMMQRHELWAEVDVLLGGRAAEQVFLGEISTGAGNDLERATDIIKSMVQTYGMTDIAGLMVLEKSRQSFLGPTGGSAREYSDKMAEDMDTFIKESLQERYIAVMARLEEYREAIEDMVSLLYKKENITGEDVRQIIKEFEEKNGLESKLVEEVESIKEELKEDASMSDKENKDDEQ
- a CDS encoding 50S ribosomal protein L11 methyltransferase, which codes for MHEHYYELTVKVSSHHSLFSDFLADTLPVGFEETEEGFIIRSEDDLETIAWGLEQFREALQKALGVSIELETEQKKLKNDDWVQLYKESIEPLTIEKFYIHPTWSEDNPDLINIVIDPALAFGTGHHPTTASVLKAISKYVKKDDSVLDVGCGSGILSLAAMKLGAKVDACDTDEISVKNSLENAELNSLEFSKIWEGSCTNLEQQYDVVVANIVADVLIFLANDLKKALKENGILILSGILDKYEDKVISAYTDCEIVEKINQDEWVSLVVKKR
- a CDS encoding response regulator encodes the protein MKLLVVDDSSTMRRIIKNTLARLGYKDILEGADGVEGWNALDANPDIEMLITDWNMPEMNGLELVKKVRADERFTDLPIIMVTTEGGKAEVITALKAGVNNYIVKPFTPQVLKEKLGAVMGVAE
- the hisA gene encoding 1-(5-phosphoribosyl)-5-[(5-phosphoribosylamino)methylideneamino]imidazole-4-carboxamide isomerase, which gives rise to MTLYPAIDLKDGQAVRLTKGLMESAKVYSNEPWELVKRFEEMGAEWVHLVDLNGAFAGEPKNLEQIKKIRANCNVKLELGGGIRDEATIQNMLEIGIDRVILGSIAVKDPQFVKDMAAKYPIAVGIDAIDGYVAVEGWGEVSSMKATDLAREFANAGVEAIICTDVGKDGTLSGVNVEFTLDIARASGVSTIASGGVKDESDIEALIETKEVDGVIIGKAFYEGTLDLPKMFKLLD